CTGCCAATGACGCAGATATAGCAGCAGCAATTGTCGCAGCCTTCGCAAAGTCAAAAGAATAAGAAACCCCGGAGGATCATCTCAAATGAAGAAGAAAGTCAATTTTATGTGCACAGCGTTTCGTGACGGATTCCAGTCAGTATACGGTGCACGTGTATTCACCAAGGATTTCATGCCTGCAGTTGCAGCAGCCAAAGAGGCTGGCATCAATCACTTCGAAGCCGGCGGTGGTGCCCGCTTCCAGTCCCTGTACTTCTATACTAATGAAGATGCATTCGCCATGATGGATGAGTTCCGTCGTGTTGCCGGGGATGATGCAGACCTGCAGACCCTCAGCCGAGGTGTCAATGTTGTCGGTCTCGATTCCCAGCCAAGGGATATCATCGACCTGCATGCAAAGCTTTTCAAGAAGCACGGTATTTCCACCATCCGTAACTTTGATGCACTCAATGATGTCAACAACCTCATTGACAGTGGAAAGTCCATCGTGGACGCAGGACTTCGTCACGAAGTGGTTGTAACCATGATGAGCCTTCCCCCAAACACCGAAGGCGCTCACGACCCAGACTTCTATGAAGCAACCCTGAAGCAGATCATGGATGCAGGAATTGAGTTCCAGTCCGTCTGTTTCAAGGACGCAAGTGGTACCTCTACCCCAGCATATGTGTACGAAACCATCAAGCGCGCAAGAAAGTTGCTCGGCAAGGATGTGAATCTCGTATTCCACAGCCACGATACAGCAGGTGTATCAATCCAGCAGTATGTAAGCGCCATTGAAGCAGGTGCAAACCAGGTTGACCTCTCCATGAGCCCGGTTTCCGGCGGTACCTGTCAGCCAGACATTATCACCATGTGGCATGCACTTCGCCATACTGATTATGATCTGGGTATCGATATCAAGAAGATTCGTGAAGCTGAGTCAGTATTCAGGGATTGCATGAAAGACTACATCATTCCCCCTGAAGCAATGACCGTTAGCCCTGAAATCCCGTTCTCACCGCTTCCTGGTGGTGCCCTTACGGCAAACACCCAGATGTTGCGTGACAACAACCTGATGGACAAGTATCCTGCCATCGTCGAGGCAATGGCTGAGACTGTAGCAAAGGGTGGTTTCGGAACTTCCGTAACTCCTGTTTCCCAGTTCTATTTCCAGCAGGCTTTCAACAACGTCATGTTCGGACCTTGGAAAAAGATTGCAGAAGGCTACGGCAAGATGGTTCTCGGTTACTTCGGCAAGACTCCTGTCGAACCCGATGCCGAAGTTGTCAAGATCTGTGCAGAGCAGATGAAGATGGAGCCCACCACCAAGAAGGTTGTCGACATCAATGATGCCGATCCCAAGAAGGGTGTAAAGGTAGCAAAAGAAATGCTCGAGAAGGAAGGCCTTCCGCTCACTGATGAGAATATCTTCATTGCTGCTTCCTGTAAGGAGAAGGGTATCCTTTACCTTACCGGCAAGGCTCAGGTAAACGGTATCTACAAGATCGACCGTGAGGAAGAAGCTGCCAAACAGAAGGGCGAGTACACCGTTACCGTCAATGGAAAGGCCTATGGCGTTAAGCTCACCAAGAACTCCGCCAAGGTTAATGGCAATGACTACCCTCTCAATGTTGCTTTCGGTATTGACGAGAGTGCCATCGAGGCAACCAAGGATGCTGCCGGTAGTGCTCCTGCTGCAGCCAGCGGTGCTGCCGCTACTCCCTCTCATGAAGCTGTCTCGGTCAATGCACCGATGCCAGGCTTGATCCTCCGCATAGATGTGAAGGAAGGCCAGCAGGTCAAGAAAAACCAGGTGCTGATGATCATGGAAGCCATGAAGATGGAAAATGAGATCTATGCTCCTTGTGATGGCGTAGTAACCAAGATCGCCGTAAGCCAAGGCCAGCAGATGCAGAGCGATGACGAATTGCTGGTGATCAGCTAAAGGAGACTCTGAGATGATTGGTTCCGCGTTTAATCAACTCTGGCAGTCCACTGGACTGTTCGGATTCTTGGGGTTGGCAGAAGGCTTCGGTGTTGGCAATTTTGTCATGATCATCGTTGGCTTTGTCCTCCTCTATCTTGCCATAGTAAAGAACTTTGAACCTTTACTGTTGGTAACTATTGGGTTCGGTTGTATCCTCTCGAATATCCCCATGGGATATGCAGCAAGCATTGATCCTACCTCAGGAGCTCCTGGGTTTATCAAGCTGTTGTTCGATATGGGTATTGATACCGGTCTCTTCCCGATCTTGATCTTCATGGGTGTTGGTGCAATGACGGACTTCGGCCCGCTTATTGCAAACCCCAAGACCCTGTTGCTCGGCGCAGCAGCCCAGGCAGGCATCTTCGTTGCCCTGCTCGGCGCACTTGCACTGAGCTTCATACCTGGGATCAACTTTGACCTCTTCGCTGCTGGTTCCATCGGAATCATCGGTGGTGCTGACGGTCCGACGGCTATCTACGTGACCAGTCGTCTTAAACCGGATCTCTTGGGCCCCATCGCCGTAGCTGCCTACAGCTATATGGCATTGGTTCCCATCATCCAGCCCCCGATCATGCGAGCCCTGACCACCAAGGAAGAGCGGATGATCAAGATGAAACAGCTTCGACCGGTCTCAAAGCTGGAGAGAATACTCTTCCCCTTGACCGTTCTTACCGCTTGTGCAGTCTTGCTTCCCTCCGCTACCCCGCTCATCGGATCCCTGATGTTCGGTAACCTGGCCAAGGAGTGCGGAGTGACCAACCGTCTTTCGGACACCATGCAGAATGCATTGATGAATATCGTAACGATCTTCCTCGGCCTCTCTGTCGGTTCGAAGATGGAAGCTTCCCACTTCCTCAACCTGAACACCTTGGGAATCCTCGCTCTTGGCATGATTGCATTCTCTATCGGTACCGCATCCGGCTTGCTCATCGCAAAACTGATGAACAAGCTTGACCCGAAACATCCAGTCAATCCACTTATCGGAAGCGCTGGTGTATCGGCAGTTCCAATGGCTGCCCGTGTTTCCAGCAAGGTTGGACAGGAGTCAGATCCCCAGAACTTCTTGCTTATGCATGCCATGGGCCCGAACGTAGCTGGAGTTATCGGCTCTGCCGTTGCAGCTGGTGTCTTGCTTGCAGTCATTCCGTTCATGATGGCCTAGCAGAAAAATTTATTACCTATCCCAAGAGCCTATCCTCAACGATAGGCTCTTGTTTTTTGCCCTTTCCTTCATTGGGTCTCTGAGATATAGTTAAGGCCATGTGGTATATCATCCTCGTCCTCATCATTGCATTCATACTCTGGAATACGACCCTTATCGGGTATCGCGACAGGAATGTAGAACCCCTCACCGTCGATGAATCCAAGGTATGCTGTGAGGAAGCAAAGAGTATCATCATGACTAAAGAAGGAAGGCAACAGGCTATCTTGCTTGTTCACGGCTTCCCCTCCACCCCTTCTGTCTACCACTACAGTGCTGAGCGGTTTTATGAAGCGGGGCTGGATGTACATGCGCCTCTGATGCCTGGATTTGGAACCGACCCTGAACAGTTTGCCCATACCACCTTCACCCAGTGGTTCAACTACCTCTGTAAGTACTATGAAACCCTCAGAGAACAGTATGAAACGCTCTACGTACTGGGCATCAGCATGGGGGGCATGATGACCCTGAAGCTCGGAGAAACCTACTGCCAGAGTATAATTGCTCCCGATAAACTGGTAACCATAGCGGCCCCTGTGGTCTACAATAGCCTGAAGGACGGCATCATTACAGATTGGAAACAATACATATCCCGAACTGTAGCTCTCTTCACCCCCTCAATCGGGGCACATGTGGTTACTGGCAATCCCAAGGGAGAAGATGGCAGTGAGTACTGGTATGGCTATGGAGGGCTTTTTATTCGGCCAGGACTAAGCTTGGTCCATGCCATGAAAGGGGTTCGAAAGAATCTTGGAAAGATAACCTGTCCCCTCTTTTCCATCCACGATATCAACGACCAGACTGTTCCATTCAAGAATCTCAAGATCATAGAGAGGGAACAGAATAGTGTTGACTTCCACATCCTTGAAACGGAAATGGACAACTACAACCACAGCAGACATGCCCTACTCCTCTATCGATCTATCCAGCAATCATTAACCGATACGATTCTCGAATTCTTGCTAGAAAAGGAGCGTACAAATCATGCCCAAACGTAAAGACTATCTCAGTTGGGACGAATATTTCATGGGAGTGGCCGTCCTATCGTCACTCAGGAGCAAAGACCCAAGCACCCAGGTTGGAGCATGTATCGTGAACACCGACCATAAGATCGTCGGTGTTGGATACAATGGTTTCCCGATCGGGGTTGATGATGATGACATTCCTTGGGAAAGGGAAGGAGAATGGCTCGAGACAAAGTATCCCTATGTCTGCCATGCTGAGCTGAACGCCATCCTCAATGCAATCAGCAGCAACCTGAAGGGGTGTAGGCTGTACGTTGGCCTGTTTCCTTGCAATGAGTGTGCGAAGGCAATCATCCAGTCAGGGATCAAGGAAGTGGTGTTCCTTTCCGACAAGTACAGTGAAGCAGACAACACGAAAGCATCCAAGCTGATGTTTGACAAGACCGGTGTTGCCTACCGGCAACTGATTCCCCAGCATGGTTCGATTCTGCTCAAATTGTCATGAAGATTCTTTCTGTCTGCCTGAACCCAACTTTCCAGATTACGATGCGCTTCCCCTCTTTCTCAATCGGGGAGGTGAATCGTGCCCTGGAACACTATCTGGATGCATCAGGAAAGGGAATGAATGCAGCAAGGATAGTCAGCCAACTTGGACACGAGAGCCTCCTGCTTACCCACTTGGGAGGTAGCCGTACTGAAGAGATGATTGGCCTTTGCAGGAAAGATGGGGTCACCCCGCTCTGGGCGGATAGTGGAAGTGCCATCAGAACCTGTGTAACCGTCATCACAAGCGAGGGGGCAACCGAGCTGGTCCAGGAACCCTATCCTGTGGACCTTGCCTGCGAGGAGCCCATCAGAAACCTCTTCTCCCAAAACATCAAGGATTGTGATGGCTTGATCATTCTGGGAACCCGTGCCCCTGGCTACTCAGACAATCTCTATGCAGACTTTGTCAAGGAAGCGAAAACATTGGGGAAGTTTGTCTTGCTCGACTTGAAGGGTGAAGACTTGAAGCGCTGTCTCCCCCACCATCCTGATGTGGTGAAGATCAACCTCAGTGAAGCAGTCCATACCTTCCTTGGGATCAAGCTGGCAGAACACCAGGATACCGAGGATCTCAAGGAGACGGTGAGGGACATGCTTGGAAGGTTGTATGAACAGTATGGGAGTACATTCGTGCTCTCTCGGGGATCATCTGAACTCTGGGTACAGAATTCCCGTTTCTTTACTGTTCCGGTTGAGAAGACAGAGGTAGTGAATACTATCGGGTGCGGAGATTCCTTGAGTGCAGCCCTGACGGTACAGTTGCTAAAGGGTAAAAAACTGCAACAAGCAGTAAGCAACGCAACAAAAGTTGCAACAACGAGTGCAATATCTATACATCCTGCAAGTATTGTCTAGTTTTTTACCTTATAT
This sequence is a window from uncultured Sphaerochaeta sp.. Protein-coding genes within it:
- a CDS encoding biotin/lipoyl-containing protein, whose translation is MKKKVNFMCTAFRDGFQSVYGARVFTKDFMPAVAAAKEAGINHFEAGGGARFQSLYFYTNEDAFAMMDEFRRVAGDDADLQTLSRGVNVVGLDSQPRDIIDLHAKLFKKHGISTIRNFDALNDVNNLIDSGKSIVDAGLRHEVVVTMMSLPPNTEGAHDPDFYEATLKQIMDAGIEFQSVCFKDASGTSTPAYVYETIKRARKLLGKDVNLVFHSHDTAGVSIQQYVSAIEAGANQVDLSMSPVSGGTCQPDIITMWHALRHTDYDLGIDIKKIREAESVFRDCMKDYIIPPEAMTVSPEIPFSPLPGGALTANTQMLRDNNLMDKYPAIVEAMAETVAKGGFGTSVTPVSQFYFQQAFNNVMFGPWKKIAEGYGKMVLGYFGKTPVEPDAEVVKICAEQMKMEPTTKKVVDINDADPKKGVKVAKEMLEKEGLPLTDENIFIAASCKEKGILYLTGKAQVNGIYKIDREEEAAKQKGEYTVTVNGKAYGVKLTKNSAKVNGNDYPLNVAFGIDESAIEATKDAAGSAPAAASGAAATPSHEAVSVNAPMPGLILRIDVKEGQQVKKNQVLMIMEAMKMENEIYAPCDGVVTKIAVSQGQQMQSDDELLVIS
- a CDS encoding sodium ion-translocating decarboxylase subunit beta; the encoded protein is MIGSAFNQLWQSTGLFGFLGLAEGFGVGNFVMIIVGFVLLYLAIVKNFEPLLLVTIGFGCILSNIPMGYAASIDPTSGAPGFIKLLFDMGIDTGLFPILIFMGVGAMTDFGPLIANPKTLLLGAAAQAGIFVALLGALALSFIPGINFDLFAAGSIGIIGGADGPTAIYVTSRLKPDLLGPIAVAAYSYMALVPIIQPPIMRALTTKEERMIKMKQLRPVSKLERILFPLTVLTACAVLLPSATPLIGSLMFGNLAKECGVTNRLSDTMQNALMNIVTIFLGLSVGSKMEASHFLNLNTLGILALGMIAFSIGTASGLLIAKLMNKLDPKHPVNPLIGSAGVSAVPMAARVSSKVGQESDPQNFLLMHAMGPNVAGVIGSAVAAGVLLAVIPFMMA
- a CDS encoding alpha/beta fold hydrolase; this encodes MWYIILVLIIAFILWNTTLIGYRDRNVEPLTVDESKVCCEEAKSIIMTKEGRQQAILLVHGFPSTPSVYHYSAERFYEAGLDVHAPLMPGFGTDPEQFAHTTFTQWFNYLCKYYETLREQYETLYVLGISMGGMMTLKLGETYCQSIIAPDKLVTIAAPVVYNSLKDGIITDWKQYISRTVALFTPSIGAHVVTGNPKGEDGSEYWYGYGGLFIRPGLSLVHAMKGVRKNLGKITCPLFSIHDINDQTVPFKNLKIIEREQNSVDFHILETEMDNYNHSRHALLLYRSIQQSLTDTILEFLLEKERTNHAQT
- a CDS encoding dCMP deaminase family protein, whose protein sequence is MPKRKDYLSWDEYFMGVAVLSSLRSKDPSTQVGACIVNTDHKIVGVGYNGFPIGVDDDDIPWEREGEWLETKYPYVCHAELNAILNAISSNLKGCRLYVGLFPCNECAKAIIQSGIKEVVFLSDKYSEADNTKASKLMFDKTGVAYRQLIPQHGSILLKLS
- a CDS encoding PfkB family carbohydrate kinase, producing the protein MKILSVCLNPTFQITMRFPSFSIGEVNRALEHYLDASGKGMNAARIVSQLGHESLLLTHLGGSRTEEMIGLCRKDGVTPLWADSGSAIRTCVTVITSEGATELVQEPYPVDLACEEPIRNLFSQNIKDCDGLIILGTRAPGYSDNLYADFVKEAKTLGKFVLLDLKGEDLKRCLPHHPDVVKINLSEAVHTFLGIKLAEHQDTEDLKETVRDMLGRLYEQYGSTFVLSRGSSELWVQNSRFFTVPVEKTEVVNTIGCGDSLSAALTVQLLKGKKLQQAVSNATKVATTSAISIHPASIV